A window from Cydia pomonella isolate Wapato2018A chromosome 8, ilCydPomo1, whole genome shotgun sequence encodes these proteins:
- the LOC133520607 gene encoding ommochrome-binding protein-like: MKLIITLALLAVSHAHIIKPVCDLLSIQNIIYQKEVLKENVNDPYQMAIDYNTNTLFFSYSAASPMTEVDVFEQAYLNLKTNEFHIISGIIGGFAATVDNINHKVYLGGRKGIYAYDYEADKATHVNPNGYSIWQLFFKDKLYYTAYPQERVYTFEDGNSIIVPELSHTMVQLVALDNDHNMYFSNSSGLFRLNESDKLIVELGDYNINSFTADINGNLYFSTPSGFYNIDNNMNVHQLADVDDVFGLVVDGDNNFIYGSGDKIIRLTPTTKKNCF; the protein is encoded by the coding sequence ATGAAACTAATAATAACATTAGCGTTGCTGGCTGTAAGCCACGCTCATATTATTAAGCCAGTATGTGACCTGCTCTCCATCCAAAATATTATCTATCAGAAGGAGGTCCTGAAAGAAAACGTAAATGACCCTTACCAGATGGCCATCGACTATAACACTAATACGCTCTTCTTCAGTTATTCAGCAGCTAGTCCAATGACTGAAGTAGATGTTTTTGAGCAAGCGTATTTAAACCTGAAGACTAACGAATTTCACATAATTTCTGGGATCATTGGCGGATTTGCCGCTACTGTCGACAATATTAACCACAAAGTATACCTCGGTGGAAGAAAAGGCATCTACGCGTATGATTACGAGGCAGACAAAGCAACCCATGTCAATCCCAACGGATACAGCATTTGGCAATTGTTTTTCAAGGATAAGCTCTACTACACCGCCTACCCACAAGAAAGAGTGTACACTTTTGAAGATGGTAACTCAATTATAGTACCTGAACTGAGTCATACAATGGTACAACTGGTAGCTCTTGATAATGATCACAATATGTATTTCTCCAACTCATCTGGTCTATTTCGTTTGAATGAATCTGATAAGTTAATTGTTGAACTAGGTGATTATAACATTAATAGCTTTACGGCAGACATAAATGGTAATCTGTACTTCTCGACGCCttctggtttttataatattgataataacaTGAATGTACATCAACTAGCAGATGTTGATGACGTTTTCGGATTGGTTGTCGATGGAGATAATAACTTCATTTACGGGTCAGGAGATAAAATTATCAGATTGACTCCGAccactaaaaaaaattgtttttaa
- the LOC133520608 gene encoding ommochrome-binding protein-like encodes MKLIITLALLAVSYAHIIKSACDLLSIQDIIYQKEVLKKNVNDPYQMTIDYNTNTLFFSHSRANPKNNEDVFESAYLNLATNEYNIIPGILGGFSAAVDNNKHKVYLGGRNGIYEYDYETKRATHVNPNGYSIWQLFFKDKLYYTAYPQERVYTFEGGKSLIVPELKRTSAQLVALDNNYNMYFSNSSGLFCLNKSDKNIIQLGEYTINSFTADVNGNIYFSTPSAFYNIDNNQKVNKLVDLDDVFGLVVDGKNNFIYGTGDKIIRLSPTQNKCL; translated from the coding sequence ATGAAACTAATAATAACATTGGCGTTGCTGGCTGTAAGTTACGCTCATATTATTAAGTCAGCATGCGATCTGCTCTCCATCCAAGACATCATCTATCAGAAGGAGGTGCTGAAAAAAAACGTAAACGACCCGTACCAGATGACCATCGACTATAACACTAATACGCTCTTCTTCAGTCATTCTAGAGCTAATCCAAAGAACAACGAAGATGTATTTGAGTCAGCATATTTGAACTTGGCGACTAACGAATATAACATCATCCCTGGGATTTTAGGCGGATTCTCCGCTGCTGTTGACAACAATAAGCACAAAGTATATCTCGGTGGAAGAAACGGCATCTACGAATACGACTACGAAACGAAAAGAGCAACTCATGTCAACCCAAATGGATACAGCATTTGGCAATTATTTTTCAAGGACAAACTGTACTACACCGCCTACCCACAAGAAAGAGTGTACACTTTTGAAGGTGGTAAATCGTTAATAGTACCTGAACTGAAACGAACGAGTGCACAGCTAGTAGCTCTTGACAATAACTACAATATGTATTTCTCCAACTCATCTGGTCTATTTTGCTTAAATAAATCTGATAAGAATATTATTCAATTGGGTGAATATACCATTAATAGCTTCACGGCAGACGTAAATGGTAATATATACTTCTCCACGCCTTCTGCTTTTTACAATATAGATAATAACCAGAAGGTTAATAAACTAGTAGATCTTGATGACGTTTTCGGATTGGTTGTCGATGGAAAAAATAACTTCATTTACGGTACTGGagataaaattattagattatCACCGAcccaaaataaatgtttataa